The nucleotide window TCATCTTCAAAACTATCAGATTTCTCTTCTAACGTTAGAATGCTAGAATCAATTGTTCTAGCAAAATCAAGCATATTCTTTAAATAACTTTCAAAATGTGCATAAATCAACACGTAAATTCCATTTACTAACGTTGTATTGGTTTTTGTATGTTCATTCTCTAATTCCTTGAATTTGATATTGTGTTTTCTTTTGTAGGGATTTTCAAGAAAGTAATCGTTTGTTTGAGTTTCTGGTTCACTTTCAATAATTACTAAATAATCAATGTTGAATTGATTCCACACGAACGTATAATGAGTAAAACCATTATTTAATTCAGATAGCGATTCGTAAAATTCTTTTAATTGTTCGGTTTTCATCAAATTACTGGCAACGGACTAGTGTATGATTTCGTTGCGTGGTTTTAGCACTAAAGTAGCAAATAAATCACAGATAGAAAGTCCGCCAGGACTTTCGTAAGTAGGCTATAACTAGCAATGAATTATACACATTGTTGTGCACTGGCTTTTATTTTTTCAGTTCGTTTCGATACAAGTCAGCTAAAACTTTCCGTTTAGTTTCGTTTTTTAAAATATTCTGTAACCACATTTGCGGTTGGTCAGTCGCGCTTCCATATTCTCGGTCTTTATATTCTTTAAATTCCGAAAATTCAAGCCAATTTATATTGTGAATATGCTGAAGTGAATAAACAGCCATTTCTCCATTCGTTGCTCCAAAAAATGGGCAAGTATGGACTTTAGTTTTAGTTGTGTCAGAAAGTTTAGAAATAAGAAATTCAGTCAATTCCGTTTTATCATTTTCCGCAAACTTTTTCCATTCCGTTTCGCTAAAAACCATAGTAGGAATTTCTCTCTTTTTTTCTGTGACATATTGTGTTCCACCTAAACAACCTCCTTTTTCAAAAACCATAAAATTCCACTGTTCCGCAATTGAGACGGTTTGCTGTAATTCCATTTTAGGAATTTCTTTGGTCAATTCAGCCGTTTCATTATTCAATTCCGATTTAGGTTCTATTTGGTTTTTACAAGAAACTAAAGTCAAAATTAGAAGCAATATTTTTAATGGATTTCTCATTTTTCAGCTTGTGCACAACGGTCTTGTGTATGGCTCGTTGCGTGCAAATTAGCGATTAATTTTCGGTTGAGCCACAAGCCAGATTTTTAAATTTTACTATTTATCTTGTTTTTTGGAAATCGTCAAATTTAAAAATTTGGCGACTTTCCAAATATGCCTTAACTTCGGTTTAAGCAACTGAATAGCAATGAGCTATACACGTTGTTGTAAACCGTACTTTCGCACGATTTTGTCTGCTTTTCTATATCCAATTCGTAATCCAATATACTGAAATTTCGCTAAAATCTCATTCGCAAAAGTTCTTTCATTTGGTCGGAATAGAGTAGGACTTAAATCGGTATTCCATAATTCTTCGACAATTCTGTTTCCTTGTCCGTATCTCTTAAATCTCTTGTAAAAACCTACAAATCCGTCTGAAAAGTCGTGGATTGCAATACTATCGAAAGCGTATGACAAATTTCCGATTTGCGAAAGTCGTAAACCTAAATCAACATCTTCGCCACCTGCGATTGCAATTTGCTCATTAAATCCACCAATTTCATCAAATGCTTTTTTCCAAATTAGCGAGTTGGCTGTTATTAAATATTGCGGAACAAAATCGCCATTCTCATCGTAAGTCTTTAAAGGAATTAAAATTTCTTGGCTTTCGTAATATTTTGAGAGCTTGTCATTATCTAATGATTCTATATT belongs to Winogradskyella sp. J14-2 and includes:
- a CDS encoding glycosyltransferase: MTLISRLVFFNDEMKTKKESSERITKNEISIVIPVKDNQKGIDNYLTKFFKTHSKTDFPKEIIIVDNNSSPRIELKTEFMKFGLPIKLIECKKVGPASARNKGAKIAKGKWLLFNDSDCIPTKSIIKGYLKADNNSVAYAGNIESLDNDKLSKYYESQEILIPLKTYDENGDFVPQYLITANSLIWKKAFDEIGGFNEQIAIAGGEDVDLGLRLSQIGNLSYAFDSIAIHDFSDGFVGFYKRFKRYGQGNRIVEELWNTDLSPTLFRPNERTFANEILAKFQYIGLRIGYRKADKIVRKYGLQQRV